The DNA window ATCCGTACGCATGTGTTCTCCACTCAGCTTGAATGTTCTTTATGTTAAAGGAAGCAAGTTCCTTGGCCTGGCTCGAAAGGGCCAAAGCGCGGATCAACCTCATTGTCTTGTTGGTGAGAATAGGCCGAGTCACTCTTCGAGTTCGGGGTCGTTCGCGAAAAACGACGTTAGCGGAAATCGAATCAATCTACGTCTGCCGCCGACGTTGTCTTCCCTACCCGAATTTCCAGGGATAATCATTGATAATTTTCGGGCCAAGCAGCCCCAATTTAGCGCGTCCAATGGCTCACGCCGGGTACAGCCCTGAGTTTGGAGACGACTTCGCTGGGCTATGGCTTGGTCAGGCCGGAAGCAAACAGGTAGACGAGACCTTCGGTGAGGGTGGGATGGGTGACAATCAGGTCGCGGAGAGCGGTATAGGGCAGATTGGCGGACATGGCGAGCTGGACCGGCGCAAGGAGCTCGCCTGTGCCAATGCCTACAGCCGTGAAGCCCAGGATAGTGTCGTCGGGTGCGATGAGGGCCTTCAGAAAACCTTCAGTCTCGCCCATGGTGCGAGTACGGAGGACGCCGATCATAGGCAGTCTGGCGAGACGATAGGAAATGCCCCGGCGCTTTGCGTCTGACTCGCTGAGGCCGATGCGAGCGAACTCGGGGTCGGTGAAAAGACAGAAGGGAACTTGGCGGGCTGTGGTGCTGCGGTATTTGCCTTGGGTGAGTTGGTCGCGAACGATACGATAGTCGTCGAAAGCAATGTGGGTGAAGTGAGGGCTACCAGCGCAGTCGCCCACAGCGAAGATGTTCTTAGCCGAGGTACGGAGAAGCTCGTCGACCTGGATGTGACCGGAGGGCTTGAGATCGACGCCGAGAAGGTCCAGGCCTATGTCCTGGGTGTTGGGTGTGCGACCGGCAGCTACGAGCAGGTGAGAGCCGGTAAGCATAACAAGATTCTTGGACTGGCTTTCGGAATGGTTAACGTAGATGGTAACTTTTGTGCCGGAGGTGCCGGAGACGCTATCAACGTTGGCGTTCGTGAGGAAATTAACGCCCTCACGCTCAAGCAGAGTCGTGAGGAGGGCTGAGACGTCTTCGTCTTCGCGGTGGAGAACACGAGGATTGCGCTCGACGACGGTGACAGCGGAGCCGAGACGGCGCATCGCCTGAGCGAACTCTAGGCCGATGTATCCGCCTCCTAGGATGATGAGGTGGCTAGGGACCTGGCCACTCTCGAGCATCTCGATGTGGGTAAGAGGGGCAGCTTCGCCGAGACCGGGAATAGGGTCGATGGTGGCACGCGAGCCGGTGCTGAGGACGATGGTGTCGGCGGTAAGAATGCGGGTCATGCCGTCAGCACAGTCGACATGTAGAGTCTTCGGCGCTGTGAAGCGGCCCTCGCCCAGAATGAGTTGGGCTCCCGTTTGAGCGAAGCGGCCCTGGTGCATCTCGATGAGACCCTCGACCATGGCACGTTTTCGGCCCCGAACGACCTCCATGTCAATTGGGCCAGAAGCGACAGGAAGGCCGAAGGCGGCGGCCTGAGAGGCATAGTGCGCCACCTTGGCCGAATGAACAAAGTTCTTGCTGGGCAGACACGCAATGTTCGGGCAGGACCCCCCGATATAGCGACGTTCGACGACGGCCGTTTTCTTACCGGCGTTGGCCATACTCCAGGCGATATATTTTCCGCCTTCGCCGCTGCCGAGGACCAGAATGTCGAAGTGGTCGGATGAGCTTGGCATGCTGGTCCACCTCCTGATCTGGGAACGATTAAGGCATACCACAGAAAGTATGTGCCGTGAAGGATGCGAGCGACCGCGAAGTAATGTCGCAGGGCTTGAAAACAGCATTGGCAAGTTTTGGCGGCGAGCAATCGATACGAAGTTGCCGACGACAACGACTTGGCGGGAGGAAGCAAATTACTTGAGCCGCAGAACGAGTCATGACTGCTCCGCGCTCTCAACTAGCGTGGGAAACTCGTCACCAAGAGCGACCGCCGTCTGTCTGTACTCTATGCGGTTGAATACGAACGGGCCGAAGTCATCGTAAATCCACTCCTTCCGGAAGGGCTGCCGAAAACGGCTCCAAGTAACTGTCTCCCCAGAAGTTTAGATATGCGCCAACAGCGGCCAGCATCCAACCTCTCCGCAGCCGCGGCCGCAACGGCAACCGCAACCGCAACCGCAACCGCAACCGAGCAGGTATACGCCTTCCAACTCGACGAAATAGCTGTCTGGTTCAACTTCACCCAAGAAATATCTGTCGAGGGGGCCACAGTTGAACCACTCGGGGATCAACGGCCCATATCTGCCAGCTGGACTTAAGCCTCGCTCGTGTTCAAACGCAGAAACTATCTCAATCAGCGACTTCCCCGTCTACGAATGGCGTTACAGAAAGGGCACCTTCAAAGGGCTGGATTGAGAACGAGAGTGTCATAAGGCGGCTCATATGCGATGGCTAAAGCAAGCATAAACTGGCGTGCCCCGAAAACGACATTATCCCCCACTTCGTTCCGCTTCGGGACTGAAAACTTCGCGATTGCCGGACACGTCGAATTTCGAGGGACTTGCAAACTACAGCGGGCCGCCGGGGCTGGGCCCTCCAGAACACAAGCCGGACAATTGGCGTGCGAGTCGGTGATCACGTCTTCCGATATGGTCAATCCGATCACGGGTATCAGCCCCAACTCCACGTTGCCGAAACGCAGACGTTCCGAGAAGCCTAACTGAGCGGGTGAACCAGCAACTTGCTACGCTAGGAGAATGTCTACGCGGTTGATGGTTGGCGATCGAGTCAGTCTGAGCGGGGGATACGATATAGAGCCACGCTGGTTGCAAGGCAGATCGGCGTACACGGGCACCGTTTGCAGCTTCATTCCGGGCCAGAACGCTGCGCTCGCAGCGGTGGTCGAACTAGAACACATGATTGAGGTGGATGCCGCTGTAGGGCAGATCACGGTTCTCGATCTTCGTTACTCAGACGCCGAATGGACAGAAGCGAACGTTGTCCAGATCGAGCTGTGCGACTTCATTCCCGAAGCAAAGCCTTGGCAGTCTCGCCGTCAGGGGAAATGGATCGAGTCCAATGCAATATGCTCCCGAGTTCCTGTTGACGACGTGACCTCACGGTAGATGACGTTATAGGTAACGGACCCCGTTTGGTTCATCATTGCCGACAGCAACGACTTTGCAGGACTTCCACTTCCGCGCTAAACCTTATCTCAGAGCTGGTCAGCAGAAGGTGCGTGCTTCTTGCAAGTGCAGTCGAGGCAGCCGTGTTCCGCGCAGCTCGCACAGGTCTGAATCAACCGCTTTCGCAGGGCTGTACGCGCACGGTGAAGACGCACACCTGCATTTGAAGCAGAAAGATTGTGCTGCTTTGCGAAGTCCTGTACACGCTGCTCTCCCAGATCCACCGCCAGGAGCGCTTCGGAGTATTCGGGCTTGAGATCCTTGATGATGTCATGAAGACAGGCGCATGCTTCGGTGTGGAGCTCCGGAGATCGCTGGGCCGATGTTTCAAGCTCGCGAGCCAACAGCTCGAGCGCCTTTTCCTGAGACTTGTTCCGGCGGTATCGGTCGATTACAGCATTGCGGAGCAGGCGGTAGAACCACGCAATTGCCGATTCATCCTGCTCGAATTCCCCCTGGTGCTCGAAGGCGCGAAGATAGCAGTTCTGAAGAATGTCTTCAGCCAGCGCAGCGTCGGAGACCCGTCGTCTGACAAAGGCAAGGAAGAGCTTTCGTTGAGTCAGAAGTTCGTTTAGCGGCGTGTTGATCATAAGAATGATGGGGCAGGAGGAACAATCCTCCTGCCTGGTTTGATGGGCAGACTAGTTGCGTGACTTGCAGACGCAAAGCACGCATTCACAGTTGTTACCACAGGGGCAATTTTCACACTTCATGATTGTTCTCCTCAGCGACGTCATCAACGTCTGCTCTGGTAAACGCACCATGTACATCTTTATTACACTTGCGCGTTCTAACGAGGCGGAATGACGGAATCGCTCCGCATAAAGAACAGTAGAAGCCTTGCCGCAAAAAGGGTGTTGACCAACTTGGCCCGATCCGGGGTCCGAACCTCGTTCTTTCCCATCTTGCCGTCAAAGCTGCACCAAACTTCCGCCTCCTGAAAGCTACTATCCATCGATGATCCCCCTCTTGATCGCGATGATTACCGCGTGAGTTCGGTCGTTTGCATCGAGCTTTGAGAGGATATTCTTCATATGACCTTTTACCGTCGCTTCTGAGACGTTAAGGCCATTCGCGATGATCTTGTTTGAGTTCCCCATGGCTACACTCTTCAAGACTTCGACCTCTCTTTCGGTCAAGACATCATCCGCCACATGACTGGCGAGCTCAGACGCAATCTCTGGCGGGATGTACCGCCGCCCCGCGTGGACCGCCCGGATCGTATCCAGCAGATCCTTTCGCAGCATACTTTTCAAAAGATATCCGGAGGCTCCGGCCTTTAATGCCCGCAAGGCCTGCACGTCGCCCTGATAAGTCGTCAGGATGATGAAGCGCGAGATAGGGTATTCGCGGCGTATCGCGGTGATGGCATCGATGCCGTTCATGCCCGGCATCTGTAGGTCCATGAGCGTGACATCCGGTCGATGTACACGATACTGTTCGACTGCTTCTACGCCGCTCGATGCCTCCGAGACAAGGACCATGTCCGGCTCGCCCTCGAGGACCGAGGCAATTCCCTCTCGCAGGAGCTGATGATCGTCAACCGCCAGGACCTTTATTGGATTCATAAAGAGCGCAACTCCTTGCGCGGGTATACGAAGAGAATACGCTAGCCCGCGATAGAGATTCCCTTCGAAAGAAGGGCGTAAATGTACCACTTTCGAGATTGCTCCCGGACTACCTGGCAGATAGCATTTCCGCTGTGCAAAGACTGTTTTCCATCTTTCCTTCCGGGACGGCGGGCACTGCGCTCTTTCTCCTGCGCGTGCTGGTAGCCATCCTGATCCTTGTGGATGGGAGCGCACGCTGGACACTTGTAACTTCGTTCTGGATTGGAGCGGTCTTCGTTCTGACGGCGGCGTTCCTGTGCACGGGATTGCTAACCCCATATGCTGCATCATCCGGTCTTTTGATATTTACCTGGGTTCTTATCTTCAGCCCAAACGGCGCTTCGTTTCATCTCGGCTGCGCGATCCTTACTTGCGCGATTCTGGCCTTGCTAGGCCCGGGCGCTTACTCCTTTGACGCGCGACTCTTCGGCCGGCGGGTGCTCACTGTGTCATCTCACAAATGAACATGGGTTCACGTTCAGTTTAGCTGGAATGCCGCCGCGCGATGAATCTCGGTCTGCATCTGC is part of the Granulicella aggregans genome and encodes:
- a CDS encoding RNA polymerase sigma factor — protein: MINTPLNELLTQRKLFLAFVRRRVSDAALAEDILQNCYLRAFEHQGEFEQDESAIAWFYRLLRNAVIDRYRRNKSQEKALELLARELETSAQRSPELHTEACACLHDIIKDLKPEYSEALLAVDLGEQRVQDFAKQHNLSASNAGVRLHRARTALRKRLIQTCASCAEHGCLDCTCKKHAPSADQL
- a CDS encoding dihydrolipoyl dehydrogenase family protein — its product is MPSSSDHFDILVLGSGEGGKYIAWSMANAGKKTAVVERRYIGGSCPNIACLPSKNFVHSAKVAHYASQAAAFGLPVASGPIDMEVVRGRKRAMVEGLIEMHQGRFAQTGAQLILGEGRFTAPKTLHVDCADGMTRILTADTIVLSTGSRATIDPIPGLGEAAPLTHIEMLESGQVPSHLIILGGGYIGLEFAQAMRRLGSAVTVVERNPRVLHREDEDVSALLTTLLEREGVNFLTNANVDSVSGTSGTKVTIYVNHSESQSKNLVMLTGSHLLVAAGRTPNTQDIGLDLLGVDLKPSGHIQVDELLRTSAKNIFAVGDCAGSPHFTHIAFDDYRIVRDQLTQGKYRSTTARQVPFCLFTDPEFARIGLSESDAKRRGISYRLARLPMIGVLRTRTMGETEGFLKALIAPDDTILGFTAVGIGTGELLAPVQLAMSANLPYTALRDLIVTHPTLTEGLVYLFASGLTKP
- a CDS encoding response regulator, whose protein sequence is MNPIKVLAVDDHQLLREGIASVLEGEPDMVLVSEASSGVEAVEQYRVHRPDVTLMDLQMPGMNGIDAITAIRREYPISRFIILTTYQGDVQALRALKAGASGYLLKSMLRKDLLDTIRAVHAGRRYIPPEIASELASHVADDVLTEREVEVLKSVAMGNSNKIIANGLNVSEATVKGHMKNILSKLDANDRTHAVIIAIKRGIIDG